From Passer domesticus isolate bPasDom1 chromosome 5, bPasDom1.hap1, whole genome shotgun sequence, the proteins below share one genomic window:
- the SEC61A2 gene encoding protein transport protein Sec61 subunit alpha, with translation MGIKFLEVIKPFCAVLPEIQKPERKIQFREKVLWTAITLFIFLVCCQIPLFGIMSSDSADPFYWMRVILASNRGTLMELGISPIVTSGLIMQLLAGAKIIEVGDTPKDRALFNGAQKLFGMIITIGQAIVYVMTGMYGDPAEMGAGICLLIIIQLFVAGLIVLLLDELLQKGYGLGSGISLFIATNICETIVWKAFSPTTINTGRGTEFEGAVIALFHLLATRTDKVRALREAFYRQNLPNLMNLIATVFVFAVVIYFQGFRVDLPIKSARYRGQYSSYPIKLFYTSNIPIILQSALVSNLYVISQMLSVRFSGNFLVNLLGQWADVSGGGPARSYPVGGLCYYLSPPESMGAIFEDPVHVIVYIIFMLGSCAFFSKTWIEVSGSSAKDVAKQLKEQQMVMRGHRDTSMVHELNRYIPTAAAFGGLCIGALSVLADFLGAIGSGTGILLAVTIIYQYFEIFVKEQAEVGGVGALFF, from the exons ATCCAGTTCAGGGAGAAGGTACTATGGACAGCCATCACACTCTTCATTTTCTTAGTCTGCTGCCAG ATCCCTTTGTTTGGAATCATGTCATCAGATTCTGCAGACCCCTTCTATTGGATGCGAGTCATTCTTGCATCAAACAGAG gTACTTTGATGGAACTGGGTATCTCACCCATTGTGACATCAGGTTTGATcatgcagctgctggcaggagcaaaGATCATTGAAGTTGGTGATACTCCAAAAGACAGAGCCTTGTTCAATGGAGCTCAGAAAT TATTTGGGATGATTATTACCATTGGGCAAGCCATTGTGTATGTTATGACTGGAATGTATGGAGATCCTGCTGAAATGGGTGCTGGAATTTGTCTTCTTATTATAATTCAG CTgtttgtggctggtttgattgTGTTGCTGCTAGATGAGTTGCTACAGAAAGGATATGGATTGGGGTCTGGTATTTCCCTGTTTATTGCTACCAACATCTGTGAAACCATTGTCTGGAAAGCTTTCAGTCCCACTACCATCAACACTGGCAGAG GAACAGAGTTTGAGGGTGCTGTGATTGCATTGTTCCATCTCCTGGCCACACGAACTGACAAGGTCCGGGCTCTGCGGGAGGCTTTTTACCGGCAGAATCTGCCCAATCTCATGAACCTGATTGCTACAGTGTTTGTGTTTGCTGTAGTCATCTACTTCCAG GGGTTCCGAGTGGATTTGCCCATCAAGTCTGCACGGTACCGAGGGCAGTACAGCAGCTATCCCATCAAGCTGTTCTACACCTCCAACATTCCCATCATTCTGCAGTCTGCCTTAGTGTCAAACCTCTACGTCATTTCCCAGATGTTGTCTGTTCGTTTCAGTGGCAACTTCTTGGTGAACTTACTGGGACAGTGGGCA GATGTCAGTGGAGGTGGCCCTGCTCGCTCTTACCCTGTTGGTGGCCTGTGCTACTACTTGTCTCCTCCAGAATCCATGGGTGCAATATTTGAGGATCCTGTCCATGTAATAgtttatataatatttatgtTGGGATCCTGTGCATTCTTCTCCAAGACTTGGATTGAGGTGTCTGGCTCATCAGCAAAAGAT GTTGCCAAGCAACTCAAAGAACAGCAAATGGTGATGAGAGGCCACAGGGATACATCAATGGTTCATGAGCTTAACAG ATACATCCCTACAGCAGCTGCATTTGGTGGTTTGTGCATCGGTGCCCTTTCAGTACTGGCTGACTTTCTAGGAGCCATTGGCTCTGGCACTGGCATTCTGCTTGCAGTCACTATTATTTAtcagtattttgaaatatttgtaaAAGAACAGGCTGAAGTTGGAGGAGTAGGTGCATTATTTTTCTAG
- the NUDT5 gene encoding ADP-sugar pyrophosphatase, with translation MDRPSPAPLQEGKNLTFLKMAAETSTEVAKTAKQFVLKEEVIVERQWLKLAETTYTDPFGKTRTWETVKRTGNKKGVTADGVAVIAVLQRTLHYDCIVLVKQFRPPINGYCLEFPAGLIEENESAESAALRELKEETGYKGEVIECTPALCLDPGMSNSTTHIVSVIINGDEAENTRPKQNLDDGEFVEVVSLPKNDLLQRIDELVAEEHLAVDARVYTYALALKRAAEKPLQVPFMKF, from the exons ATGGATAGgccctctccagctcccctgcAG gaggggaaaaaccTGACATTCCTGAAAATGGCAGCTGAGACATCCACAGAAGTTGCAAAAACAGCTAAACAATTCGTCCTTAAGGAAGAG GTAATTGTAGAAAGACAATGGTTGAAGCTTGCAGAAACAACTTACACTGATCCCTTTGGGAAAACCAG AACTTGGGAAACTGTAAAGCGTACTGGCAACAAAAAGGGAGTTACAGCTGATG GTGTAGCAGTGatagcagtgctgcagagaacCCTGCACTACGACTGCATTGTCCTGGTGAAACAGTTCAGGCCCCCAATCAATGGCTACTGCTTGGAATTTCCTGCAG GCCTCATTGAGGAAAACGAGTCAGCAGAAAGTGCTGCGCTTCGAGAGCTGAAGGAAGAAACTGGCTACAAGGGGGAAGTCATTGAATGTACTCCAg CTCTGTGCTTGGACCCAGGAATGTCAAACAGCACAACACACATCGTGAGCGTCATCATAAATGGAGATGAGGCTGAGAACACAAGACCTAAGCAAAACCTTG ATGATGGAG AATTTGTGGAAGTTGTTTCACTTCCAAAGAATGACCTTCTGCAAAGGATTGATG aactggTAGCAGAGGAGCACCTGGCAGTAGATGCCAGGGTTTATACTTACGCGTTGGCTCTGAAGCGCGCAGCAGAAAAACCGCTCCAAGTTCCTTTTATGAAGTTCTAG